The window aaggatggagagagtAAATGCAATAGCAAAGGAAATAACTATAAGGAAGAAAGTGGTAAAGACACCTCTAATGGTGATCAATTTCTggacaagtctaaaggcaaacaAAGGATGCATTAGTCTGATGCCTTCTACAATGAACACTATCAGGAAGACATGGAGGATTATAACATCTTTGATGCTGAGTATTGTCAGGCAGAAGAGGATGGTTAGTTTGAAGAGAACTTCTTGTTTCCCGAAGATGTGCCTGCTGACCCTGAGCACTTGGAAAGGGTTCAGAAGTttaaagaagaaaatgaagctagaaagttGAAGCTTCAAGAATTGAAATGATTGTTTGATGAGAAGAGAGTAAAAAAAGGAGCACATCAAGCTTGAGAAATAGAAAATCTGGGATGCTGCCTGTAAGCAGAAGAAGCTGGATGTTGCtagaaaagttggtgaaagctgggacaTTACAAGAAAGATCTTTCCTGGACCTCAAAGGCAACCTTTCGAAGATATgttaagtggattttatatccacttggaagccttcgttttgaattaaatggatgatctggcctcaagcttttgatgtttttgatatgttttaatgttgtgatgtgtaggtttcttgggaGGAGGACAAAGGGGGaattcatagctttcattgaaaaaaaaggcgaagcaatcggatgcgcgagtcaaaagttatggacaagGAAGCGTGCTGCTGAATTGGCGCACATGCCCCAAATCTGGCACACatgccccaaatctggcgcacatgccccaaatctggcgcacccgcCCTACAATCTTGGCGCGAATTTAGGCCCGTTTTGCCCGTttctgatccgtttgaaggcccgatcgctAGGGAAGTTAAAGAAAGGCTTGGTGGactaaaaacataacctagaaacattgaAGAGAGCATGTGACGGCTACGAAAAAGATCAATATCGAATTTCATATCTTTTACTTTtataattcttcgaagtaggcgtaactttggatgctcatttcggatttgtttcttaactcttattctcgtacttggaatttgtttttcctattcagtactATGTTTACTCCTaatcccatgatgatgagaagttcgattatgaactaatcattatcgtgggattctagcggatttatatatggatttcagtagttgattcgccttaattatttgtgtgatgaatgtttgatttcttcgtattggttgtgcttattcttcttggatgcgtagtTAACAtttaagttgtgtgttaatctttattgaagcgacaatGGATATactgatttagaacttgccatgcgaacataggattatgtattcgatatacatgattagtggtgtgattttacccatcttgcatcgtcCTATGTAATCTGCATAGATAACTTGTTcctcaaccgttatgttttcaaattctatagacatatagggtctaagcataattggtgtctgtttaccttctatcttaattctggatgtgtagcagtatggtgcacgtataacgacagttagcgtgtatcagtttcgtgttatctgattagttatcaaccttcacatatcgataaggcataactctgaatgaagtatataatgaagttagaatcccatgttttattctcataagtaatCCAGTTAATCACTTAGTTATAAATCaacttaattagttaatttagttaaaaccaaccaaattgtaaTTTGTCTAatcattgaataataatcatacattcgtgcataagtgcatatttctgaacacaccagtctctgtgggaatgaactgaatttgattatatactacttgtgaccacgtacgcttgcgtgattttgtgcgaacaagtttttggcgccgctgccggggactcagtgttatattttagtttatgtgcttttcattagtggtcgttaaagttcagcgacttggattcttttctcacttgtatttcgttgtgtgtgtttcaggtacttgagtgacgtgtatgcgaacacgttctcaggcccGTAAAGAAGCATTAGCAAAAGAAGAAGCAAAAGAGAGCACTACAATGGGCGACCAACCACCTGTGGtgaatgatactaaggctcttaaggctttctctgagcctaaaatcaatgacattcagtcgagcattATCAGGCTAGCAATTCAGGCAACCATTTTCGAGATCAgaccgagcactattcagatggtacagaactcagtgcagtttgggggttctccgactgaGGATCCTAATACGCATATTCGagacttcattgagatctgcgacactttcaagttcaatggtgttactgacAATGCCATCAAATTGAGGTTGTTCCCATTTCTTTGAGGGAcaaagctaagggatggttgcattctcttcctgcatgatctattacgacatgggaggatctggctcagaaatttcttactaagtgttggaacaatcggaccttggccctgcgttttatgatactaattaaaagttcgaacataatattaaccttaatcgctacggcgcaagcgattcaaatccacgtcttctactgtattccttgattatccttggacgaagtgtggccttcgatctcccaaggtgtgcctctccttaaagctccgaaaacccaaaaccctagttgTCTTCTTGAgaaaaaacgtctgcctctctcaaactctaggatgaattcgttttggtgtgtctttcagctttaggagaacgagaatatatataggctacagtagggatcatggaccattaggtcaggccttccaatgacattccgggccaggcccaatgtcattaaatattaattctatccactaaagaactaatatttgcactacctttcctaattccgtaaattaattatttaattcggttccgatattaattgcttataaattccccatgtttaagatatcgcatgtccattaattaaattaatttctgacaattaatttaatcaatatcttttatccttgatcatccactcaaccttataattatgcaagaacaaatctgcctgcaggactaaagcataattatctttatgagctttcaagaggacatcatcacccgaatatatttttcggacatggtttccttttatagtcaatatcccactctgtatataatgtcattgcccaatacataaattcgtaatttaaaataaattacttaatttatgagtcaaggcatgtgcatcaaatacaagtgtcaatcactatatccagattaagaacttaagcattaataacatcatagaatcttagttctttattgtcagaattaaagaaacaattattctactattttgatcccgttcaatatacacaaagtatataagtattattcaatagtcaagataaactatttccaaataatacttcagccgttccagtggtttgtctaacaccacctcgactgtgaacctttattatattatataaggagtctgacaatctaatcttgtgctatcccatttgatactagattgtctacaatatataatatacagacaatgtgaaaacatgcattcaagattctcaaataattgttatatacttcaaacgaatatttcagtataaccctaacaatctcccacttatactcaagatattctttgagtatatcagtgtctattacaagcaatccactaccaactataataactatgtgaccaagtatctgactcctatcgcttccacgtgctcctgaaaagccttagctggtaagctttTCGTGAAAGGATccgcccggttatccttcggtgctatgtcagccacaatgatatctcttcgcttaacgaactgtcgtatgaagtgatacttacgctctatgtgtttcgctgccttatgggcccgtggttccttggtattcgccacagcaccagtgttatcacaataaatcgtgatttgctgtggcagattaggaaccacacccaaattcagcaggaagtttcggaaccatatagcctctttggctgcctcagaggctgtCACATATTCAgtttccatggttgagtctgcgatgcatttctgtttcacactcctccatattacggctccacctcccaaagtaaaaacacatcccgaggtggactttctcttatccttatctgtctggaaatccgaatcggtatatcccagagccaataaatcagaggacttgtaaaccaacatatactccttagtccttcgcaggtacttgagtattgcttttacagcactccaatgttcctatcctgggtttgactggtatctgctaaccatgcccacggcaaagcagatatcaggcctggtacataacattgcatacattaggctcccacatgccgaagcataaggaacggccttcatgttctctatctccttaggtgtcgaaggacactgcctctttgatagagtaactccatgtttgaagggtaaattacccttcttggagtcctgcatgttaaaacgagctaatacgtcatctatgtagggctcctgagataaagacaacatccttttcttgtgatcccttataagtttgatcccaaggacgtatgctgcttcacctaagtccttcatttcaaattgtttgaacaaccatgcctttattgaagacaacatcttaacattgtttccaatgagtaaaatgtcatcaacataaagcactagaaaaaccactgcatctccctcacatctcttatacacgcatgcttcgcttggacattgatcaaatccatacgactggactgcctgtTCATAGCGAAtattccaatacctagaagcttgtttaagtccataaatagacctcttcagcttacatacaagatgctcttggccttctttaatgaatccctctggttgctgcatatagatggtttcctcaagatttccattaaggaaagctgtcttgacatccatttgccaaatctcataatcgagatgagctgctatagataaaagaatacggattgacttaagcatgactaccggcgaaaaggtttcctcataatcgataccttctttctgagtataccctttcacaacaagtcttgctttccaggctttcacctttttgtctgatcccctctttttcttgtagacccacttacatccaataggttttatacctttgggtggttccacgagctcccagacctgattagaatacattgattccatctcagaatccattgccttttgccaaagacttgcatctttgtcttgtattgcctcttcgtatgtccggggatcatcatcatgttcaccagagaccaagtccgaaaactctcccaaaaacatgaatctgtcgggctgtcgaacaaccctcccactacgacaaggaactggtgcggtattagtgaccggttgcacagtctgctgcggttgttctacttgtattACAGGTttattattcgtccctcccactaattcctctaaaacgatactgctaatgggtttgtgattcattatatagtcttcctctaagaatcttgcattggtgctaacagtgacatcccgatccttaggactataaaataaataaccttttgtccccatggggtagcctacaaacaactttacttctgtacgagattctagcttagtcgcgttcttgttcagcgcATGTGCTGGACacccccatatccgaatgtgtctcagactcggtttgtccccggtccacaattctaaaggggttttaggaactgacttagaaggtactaagttcagaagataagctgctgtctctaaggcatgtccccaaaatgacttgggtaaatccgaataactcatcatcgatctaacactctctaaaagagtccggttccttctctctgctacaccgttctgctggggtgtgcctggtgcagtcaactgggattctatcccattctctgataaatattccctgaattccccaagcaagtattcgccaccacgatctgatcgtagtgacttgatacttttattatgtcgcttctccgttttagctttgtactccttgaatttatcaaagcactcagacttacggcgcaacataAATCAAAGTGACGAAAtcctcataaccacctcttgcttggatattcatgggtccacataaatcagagtgaaccaatcctaacacttctttggctctaaatccctttgccttgaaaggcctgtTGGTCATTTTatcttccaagcaggattcacaaactggaaatggctccattgccaatgagcctaaaggcccgtctactaccagtctttgaatcctcctcaagttaatatgacctaatctcaagtgccaaagatatgtttggttcaaactaaggttcctttcttttattagaggtagaagatgtgttgttcaataccctatgttgtagttgcagtgctagttgactaggattaattatatacaaattgtcttgcaatgtactagaacatataatccgtttattcatcataatagaaacattacgatccaaacaaacattataaccatccaaagcaagtttagaaaccgaaatcaaattccttctaaaagacggtacataaagacaattgttcaaaaccaaaatcctctcagaaccaaaagataaatgaataactcctactgcaactactgctactttcgtagcatctcccatgaacacgtatatctcgccatctctaagcattctggattgctggaacccctgcatagagttacaaacatgatcagtggctccagtatctacacaccaagtgctcgtagatatagccgctataaatgtttctgtaactagagaaagagacataccagtattgtttgtcttcataggaagaggacaatcctttttccaatGACCcaactgcttgcaccggtagcacttccccttaggctttttcacaccaccttgaacccccactACCTTCACAGCTTGCTATGTCTGagcttttttcttcttcttattgcctttcggcttagaggaagaacctttctcagccacattcacttgaacactctggcgaaatatccttcagctgcctgaagttctgtcagcagttcctcaagactatactgcctcttgttcatgttgtaattcaagcggaactgctcaaaactcttgggcaagctcataaggacaatgtcaatctgggtttccccgtcaagctcagcaccaaggatctctatctcattcagatgtgacatcatcttgagaacatgatcccttacaggtgtaccttcagcgatctgagtgttcattaaagccttcatggctacttgcctagcagccctattctgatctccaaaaagttctttgagattaaagagcatatccgaagcagtggccatagcctgatgctgatgctgcaaaacacccgacattgctgccagaatgtaacatcgcgacatctcatcagcctttgtccaccgcttataatactcttcctcctcatcaggagcatcagcagcaggctgctcaggcttgggttcataagtgcaaaacttgtactccttagcagtcaacacaatgtccaaattacgtttccattcaatatagttaggtccggtaagtttgttatccttaagtatggtgaacagtggattaaagcccattttatcctgagaatcatgcatgaaaaaatcacattacacataaaaaaGGGTGCATacaaaattaagacctattggttcctctaacaattattaaaattaaatgcactaacgtttaaacaccataagtttctggtacgtcacgatgggtgacatgtataccacctaaatttgtttaaacgttacttcggtcctattactaaacaataagccacgttgaggtggtctatattatttttcacagctaagtgtataccatcatcaaatcttaaattacccgaaacctatggaacttggtacgccacgatgggcggcatgtataccttccaatatttcttgaatagaatacttcaattcaattttcgtgtctggtttgagttctaggcagtggaggagtcacatcggtctcacttaatacccataagccttagaagtCGCCCCAAATCatagataaagaaaattcgtatctattcgtattaatttaataagtttgttccagtaatatctataacattctagacaccataaattacatgccacgatgggtgacgtatacataatttatattcgtctttatgttaaattacatacaaacaatgatggagaccatgggatttactatcatattaactccctctcccacttactttgaggattttaatctagatgcatcgccctatgttatttcttcgaagtccacatgcatactatcagggtcatagcaacacaaagaacacataacatggcggcatactatcatgattaaagcattaatgaaaaacatccctatgtccacgtcattctagcatgcgaagggttagtatcacatggcataacaacaaagacaagaaacacataataacaataatctagaatcataataaaacacatccactgttctggccccggaaaaatcagcttcgaattcatccttcgacagaatccagaaaacttcgagagcccgtttggaggcctaaacggcctcagaatgtctcgttctgccgtttccgaaaagtgctcgttcgcccaaatcggacatcgtatgcaaaagttacgaccaaaacagtgcagcacccccgaaaccctaatcgcagcagcggaagatctctgtttcttgcatccccgttgatcaaacaattacatacaaattgtacagacgaaccagcctattctattacatcagatcataatctaaaacaattacaaattgaattacaagattaaactatcacgatcaaccctcgtgatttacaacagccacgataaaccacgtggaatccaaacataacagaataattaaaacacggccataatagtggataacgacctgcatcacagaaccactacatacatgcatatataatcatgacatggactacatatcataaatcgcagaaccgcaacctggctctgatgccattgttggaacaatcggaccttggccctgcgttttatgatactaattaaaagttcgaacagaatattaaccttaatcgctacggcgcaagcgattcaaatccacgtcttctactgtattccttgattctccttggacgaagtgtggccttcgatctcccaaggtgtgcctctccttaaagctccgaaaacccaaaaccctagctgtctccttgagaaaaaatgtctgcctctctcaaactctaggatgaattcgttttggtgtgtctttcagcttgaggagaacgagaatatatataggctacaatagggatcatggaccattaggtcaggccttccaatgacattccgggccaggcccaatgtcattaaatattaattttatccactaaagaactaatatttgcactacctttcctaattccgtaaattaattatttaattcggttcccatattaattgcttataaattccccatgtttaagatatcgcatgtccattaattaaattaatttctgacaattaatttaatcaatatcttttatccttgatcatccactcaaccttataattatgcaagaacaaatctgcctgcaggactaaagcataattatctttatgagctttcaagaggacatcatcacccgaatatatttttcggacatggtttccttttatagttaatatcccactctgtatataatgtcattgcccaatacataaattcgtaatttaaaataaattacttaacttatgagtcaaggaaTGTGcaataaatacaagtgtcaatcactatatccggattaagaacttaagcaataataacatcatagaatcttagttctttattgtcagaattaaagaaacaattattctactattttgatcccgttcaatatacacaaagtatataagtattattcaatagtcaagataaactatttccaaataatacttcagccgttccagtggtttgtctaacaccacctcgactgtgaacctttattatattatataaggagtctgacaatctaatcttctgctatcccatttgatactagattgtctacaatatataatatacagacaatgtgaaaacatgcattcaagattctcaaataattgttatatacatcaaacgaatattttagtataaccctaacactaagttcttccctatggccaaaacagctgcaatcaggaatgctatcactcaattctctcagctgtctggtgaaactttatgtaAAGCGTGggacgctacaaggagatgctctgaaagtgcccacatcatgagatgcctgattggatggtgatcAATTGCATTTATAATGgcttgggtcctcaatcgaggccaatgctcgatgcagcatcaggtggagctctatgggctaagagctatgatgaagcttatgagttgattgagatgatggctgcgaatgaatatcagaatcctacccAGCGTCTTCATCAAGGCAAGGCAGTAGggattctggatgttgatgctacttcagccatagctgctcagcttaaggctcttactatgaaggtggattctttggcaaatctaggaaatcagcagccaccttcagtctgcgagctctgtgctggagcacattcttaggatcagtgtgctatatcgagcgaatccgctcagtttgtgagcaacttccAGAGGTCTCAACAGCCAGCTCCGGCTACTTATCACCCGAATAATCGAAATCATCTGAATTTCAactggagcaataatcagaacttcatgccacaacagcaacaacagtttcagcagcaaggagctagacctttcaacccttctggttttcaacaacagtttgcaccgaagcagcaattccatccacctggattccagcaataaaatcatggggtggctggacagtcttccaatgaaagatctgaatgggaagagatgaaattaatgattaaaagtcaagcggtgtcaatcaagactttggagaaccagattgggcagattgctaacgcgttgataaacaaaccacaaggaactcttcctagtgataccgaggccaatccgggtaagaaagagatgaaggaacaggtacaggctgtcaccttgaggtccggaaaggttacgaaggaaaaagaatcagcaacagagcaaaacaaggaagagagtgacCAACAAGTTGAAACACCTGTGCTCTCATCTAagtctgatagtggaaaaactgttgttgaagctgacaagaataaaatcaacgaggaagcGAGCAAGGAATCAGCCGAGAAGTCTAGCCCGAAAGCTGATATTGGGGTCAAGCgagtatatccacctccaccttttccgaagagacttcagaagcataagctcgacaaacaattcgctaaATTTCTAGAGGGTTTCAAGAaactacaaatcaacataccttttgcggaagctctagaacaaatgccaagttatgctaaattcatgaaaggtattctatctcggaaacttaaacttgaggaattggagactgtggccttgaccgaggagtgtagtgctgtgttGCAGCAGAAATTGCCACCAAAGCTGAAATATCGGGGAAGcttcacaatcccgtgtactattgggcaattgtcattcgacaagtgtttatgtgatttgggagctagcatcaatctgatgcccttgtctattttcatgcaacttggtcttccgcagctgaaacctactaatatgtctttgcaactagctgatcgttcgattacaTATCCACGGGGGATAGTTGAAGATGTATTGGTAAAAGTGGATAATCcaatcttccctgctgatttcGTCATTCTCGACTTTGAGGAAGATAAAAAGATTCCCATCATCTTGGGAAGACCATTCCTTGCGACAGGGCGGACTTTGATTGATGTTCAGAAGGGTGAACTCACGATGAGAGTTCAAGATTAGATGGTCACTTTCAACGTGTTCAATGCTATAAAACTTCCATCAGATGAGGAGGAATGTTTTAAAGTGGATATGCTCGAAGCTGCAGCTCATTCGGAAATTGACAACAGgctgaaaactgacatcttggaaagggttctatCAGGTGACTCAGAATTCGGagatgaggaggaagaagaacacCTTCAATATTTGAATGCTTCTCCTCGGAGAAGACGGATGGATCCTCCAATTGAATCTCTTGGGTTATCGGAGTTAAAAGATTCCCATGAACGGCTGAAACCCTCTATTGTTGAAGCTCCTAAACTTGAGCTTAAGCAACTTCCCGACCACCTAAGGTATGCGTTTCTTGGCGAATCTTCTACATTACCTgtaattattgcatctaaccttTCATGTATCGAGGAAGAaaatcttttgagaattcttagggagttcaaatcagccattggatggaCTATTGCAGATATCACGGGAATCAGCCCTTCCTATTGTCAACACAAAAATTATGATTGAGGAGGGCAGTAAACCCACTGTTGAGCATCAGATAAGACTCAATCCAATCATGAAAGAAGTGGTAAAGACggagattcttaagtggcttGATGCTGGTATTACTTATCCAATCTCGGATAGTTCTTGGGTGAGCCCTGTTTAATGTAtacctaagaaaggaggcatgaccgtGGTAGCTAATGAGAATAATGAGCTCATTCCGACTCGAACAGTCACAGGTTGGAGA of the Daucus carota subsp. sativus chromosome 4, DH1 v3.0, whole genome shotgun sequence genome contains:
- the LOC135152134 gene encoding uncharacterized protein LOC135152134; the encoded protein is MPDWMVINCIYNGLGPQSRPMLDAASGGALWAKSYDEAYELIEMMAANEYQNPTQRLHQGKAVGILDVDATSAIAAQLKALTMKVTKEKESATEQNKEESDQQVETPVLSSKSDSGKTVVEADKNKINEEASKESAEKSSPKADIGVKRVYPPPPFPKRLQKHKLDKQFAKFLEGFKKLQINIPFAEALEQMPSYAKFMKGILSRKLKLEELETVALTEECSALKPTNMSLQLADRSITYPRGIVEDVLVKVDNPIFPADFVILDFEEDKKIPIILGRPFLATGRTLIDVQKGELTMRVQD